From a single Anomaloglossus baeobatrachus isolate aAnoBae1 chromosome 8, aAnoBae1.hap1, whole genome shotgun sequence genomic region:
- the LOC142249316 gene encoding E3 ubiquitin-protein ligase TRIM39-like has translation MASADLRHELSCSICRNIYTDPVTLKCGQNFCWVCIDRLLDTEGGYGDYSCPECRATFRKWPPLQRNITLCNVVENFLSRQPHQEEITGICCTYCIHSPVPAVTSCLICEASLCDNHLKVHSKGPEHVLFDPSTSLENICSGHKKILEYYCTEDAACICVSCSLFGEHQGHKVEMLDEASLKKKKKLRDVLQKLITKRKKTEQRVQSLEERRRKAQEKASGEAERVTGLCIDIRRRLGYLEKKVLSEISRRKEQVSLSLSDVIHQLEIKKDKLSRKMRHIEDLCNMTDPLSVLQDPDTGDLCDLEEDKGDVDTARHDGVDQGVELISRISHTVSALINDVNVIFYVQDPADILLDVNTADNNLLISDDLKAATWTEITQNRPETVERFQDSQVMSRSGFTSGRHYWDVEISGSDLWIVGMCYPYIARGGRQSLIGNNNMSWGLYKGLVYNNQCSVRHDCKVIPLPQQISSDGVRICLDYEAGQLSFYELCDPIRLLHAITTTFTEPLHAVLYVYDGCIKIQGGINCVELSS, from the coding sequence ATGGCGTCTGCAGATCTGAGACACGAGCTGAGCTGCTCCATATGTAGGAACATTTATACAGATCCTGTAACCCTGAAATGTGGACAAAACTTCTGCTGGGTCTGTATTGATAGATTGCTGGATACAGAGGGCGGGTATGGAGattattcctgtcctgaatgtagagcaACATTTCGGAAGTGGCCTCCACTACAGAGGAACATAACTCTGTGCAATGTAGTGGAGAATTTCCTGTCTCGTCAGCCACATCAGGAGGAGATCACCGGGATCTGCTGCACTTACTGTATTcactctcctgtacctgctgttaCATCCTGTCTAATTTGCGAGGCTTCTCTGTGTGATAATCACCTGAAAGTTCACAGCAAAGGACCAGAACACGTCTTATttgatcccagcacttctctggagaacATATGTTCTGGAcataagaagatcctggaatattactgcactgaggacgctgcttgtatctgtgtgtcctgcagtttgtTTGGAGAACACCAGGGACACAAGGTAGAGATGCTGGATGAGGCCTcgttaaaaaaaaagaagaaactgcGAGATGTTCTCCAGAAACTGAtcacaaaaagaaaaaagactgagcaAAGAGTCCAAAGTTTGGAGGAACGCAGGAGAAAAGCTCAAGAAAAAGCATCTGGAGAAGCCGAGAGAGTCACTGGCCTGTGTATAGACATCAGGAGACGACTGGGAtacctggagaagaaggtcctgagtgagatctccaggcgGAAAGAGCAGGTTTCACTTTCACTGTCTGATGTGATCCATCAGCTGGAAATAAAGAAGGACaagctgtccaggaagatgaggcacattgaggatctgtgtaacatgactgatccactgagTGTCTTACAGGATccagacaccggggacttgtgtgatcttgaGGAGGACAAAGGTGATGTGGACACAGCACGACATGATGGAGTTGATCAGGGTGTGGAGTTGATCTCACGCATATCACACACAGTATCTGCTTTGATAAATGATGTAAATGTGATCTTCTATGTACAggatcctgcagacatattactggatgtaaacacgGCTGATAATAATCTCCTTATATCAGACGATCTGAAAGCTGCAACCTGGACAGAAATAACACAGAATCGTCCAGAAACAGTAGAGAGATTCCAGGATTCTCAGGTGATGAGCAGGAgcggatttacctcaggacgacattactgggatgtggagatcaGTGGATCAGATTTGTGGATCGTGGGAATGTGTTATCCCTATATAGCTAGGGGGGGGCGTCAGTCACTCATTGGAAATAATAACATGTCCTGGGGTTTATATAAAGGGCTGGTGTATAATAACCAGTGTTCAGTAAGACATGATTGTAAAGTGATCCCATTACCTCAGCAGATCTCCAGTGATGGAGTtaggatctgtctggattatgaggctgggcagctgtccttttatgagctATGTGACCCCATCAGACTCTTACACGCCATCACTACCACCTTCACCGAGCCCCTTCATGCTGTGTTATATGTATATGATGGTTGTATAAAGATACAAGGGGGGATCAACTGTGTGGAACTATCATCATAG